The Dioscorea cayenensis subsp. rotundata cultivar TDr96_F1 chromosome 11, TDr96_F1_v2_PseudoChromosome.rev07_lg8_w22 25.fasta, whole genome shotgun sequence genomic interval AATCATTATTCATGTAAATTCcccttgttttttcttcttcaattttaagCAGTCAAGGGAAACTGTACTTTGTTAATAACAATGATCATATCTTCAGCACATGTCAATTGAAATTTAAGGTAattctatcatatatatattgatcataGCATATGGCATGTTGTATGTGATATCTCTGCTTTGTTAGTTTTAAAGAATAATCtggtatatattattttttcacgAAAACAAATTTTAGGAAGTGTTGTTTACATCAGAAGGTTTTACTTTTAGCTGTATTTATGTTGTGTTTACAAAGTTGAGCAGCAGAAAGTTTTAGTCATTCCCTATTTAGTGGCAAAATGAAGAGTGGCATGTAAGTTCGAAAAATTTTCATTGTGGTCACCATATTTAGCTTAGAAGAACAAGACTGGGGGCATTTCTCGTACAAAATATATGAAGAGTTTGTATTTAATTAATGCAGCCATCATGGTTGAAGGCTGGTTTGAATACATAGAAAGTGGGtaaaaaatagagaatttaTCAAACATCTTGAAACCTTCCTATTTGAACACACGCATCATTCACACATGCAAAAGCCAAAGCAGATAATGCTAGATGTTAGAACCATTGATTTCACATGGGCAAGTGAAAAACACACTTATTGGCCATTTTTGGAAGAAGAAACAGAATCAAAGGTTCTGTTTCTCTAGTAAGAAATCTGAATTGTAATGTTCCCATGCCTCCAGTCAACCATAATGCAGTGCAATTTTGAAAGACAggaaacaatcaaaagaaataaaaaattggaaaaaaaaagctaGAGGAAGTCTAATTAAAAACCTGAccttattgtttattatatgtTCAATTACATCATCTTGGAGAGATTTCGCATGGAGAAAAATATAAGGACTTTTTCAGTacctgcattttttttttaattaatgttcagAGCTTCTGATGCACAAAAggacaacataaaaaaaaacttggaaaTTATCTGTAATATGCTAGAATTTGTACCCTTGTGATGCACTGTAATTTATATGCTTAGGACAGTGGACTTCCCCAATGGTTCCCTTTATGCTGCGATCAGAACAAGGATTCCAGATACCATTTCCTGGGATTACGACTTTGAACCCACAGGGAATGTTCCCATTAGTTTTACTGTCAAGGTATTGCTTATTTCAAGACATAGTTGAACTGTAGGTTTATTGTAATCCCTCAGAATATTCGTGTTTGGTCTCAAATTCAAGTTTATAATGCATATGTGTGTTATCAGTCTGCTGTGCTGAAAGAAACCATTGAAGATCTTGAATGGCCAGGGTCTAGTATCCAGATAGTTTTACAGCCTGATCCTCCTTCTGTGACATTTAGAGGTGATGGTCATGGCGAATTGCAGGTAATGTGAATATCCCATGCCATTCTCAAATAGATCTTGAATGTGCCTGGTTTTCATTCAATCTATTATCTTCTCCACAGATTGACTTCCCATATTATGCGAGTACTGATCTTCTAATAGCATTCCAGTGTGATCTCCGTATTGCTTACTGGTACGTTCATATCCCACTGGTTGTTTGTAGCCtgacaaaaatttcaaattgttTACTCATGCTATGCTCTATGTCCAGGTATAAATACAAATTTCTCCGTGCGACCACTTCAAACATCCCAGCAAGTGTCTTAAAAGATAACAGAGGCAGCAAATTAACCATTGGAAGGGGAGGGATGTTGAAAATACAGCATTTGGTTTCAGTCGGCAGACCCTGTGCCCCGCATCCTCACGGTGATAACCTCGGACAACCTAGCCGAATTGCTTACATTGAGTTCTATGTCAAACCTGAGGAAGATGATACTACTATAAATGATTCTTAGACATTCTTCCAAGTTgtcaaattttcaatttctgTCAATCTAAACAAAGAAGGCAAGAAACCTTGTTTTATGGGTATATGTGCAATTGTTCTTAATCAGGGGTATATGTGAAAAAagcacttatttttatttttgaactttCTAGGGGGGTAATAGGGGAAAAAAACCATGATTATCATATCATGTCCGCAAAAGTCTTTAAGGTTTCCAATTGGACGACCTTCGATGACTCTTGTGCTCTCCGGAAGAGGACTCCCCTTCTCCGCTTCACTGCACCTCCATCACTCCCTCCATTAATGGCGGATGCTCACCTGCTACTGCCTTACGTTCTTCTCTTGAGATCCctaatctcttttttttttcctctagtCATCTCTTGATTATCGTATTCCTATCTTTATCTCTCAGACCCTACTAAAGCACCATCGCccttaaattagggttttcattgatcTCATTCTGGGTTTTTTTTCTCggtcttttgttattttcttgatcGTTGAAACCCTTGAAGGGCATCACTtcgaattagggttttattcgATCTTGTTGGGCCCCGAAAGCCCtagtttttccctttttttttttccttgaagggaTTGGTCCGCATGGAGACTGCCGCTGTTCGCAGCGGGTCCATTCCTgctacatcttcttcttcttcttcttcttccctgcCTGTGAGGAGGGAATGGCGTGCCATCTCCGAGCACGCCTATCGGAACAATGCCAATGAGGTTTGATAAACCCATTTTTCTTTGTTCCGGCTATTGCTAAGGTCTTGGGAGGCTAATGGACTTCGTTTCTCAGGAGGTGGAGCATTCCAAATTTGGGCAAACTGGTGAGAGAACGATATATGAGGTATATAGCTACTGATGCAGTGATGATGAACTTCAAGAACTAGTATTTAAGATGCTGGTATTGTGTTGTGGGAAGTTGCAGGAGGCGGTGGGATCACTGAATGTCGACTTTTGTGCGGTCACAATCAATGGTGGGAATGATGTTGTACTTCGGAAGCAGCTTCTTGATGTATGTAGAAGGCGAGAAGAGCTGCAGCAGATGGAGATCCAGCTGAGGGCTCAGACTATTGTCCAGGCAGAGATTATGGAGGTTCGGAACAGTTATGAAGCACAGTTGAAGGAGCACTCCAATGCGACCATGAAGCTGAAGGTGTTAgctttttgccttttttttttagaagcaGTTTTTTCATTCAACGGGATGATATTAGCCACTTGATCATCTTCGTAGATATACACATGTGCATATTATGTCAATTCTCCACATGTTCTGaaggttgatttatttatttatcttttcaaGAAGCTGGTTTCCTTCTGATTAGTATCTCTTGGGAATGGCTTTACAGGAgcaattgcaagaaagagaacAACATATCCGTGAATTGGAGTTGAAGGTGGAGGAGAAAGATAGGGAGTTACATGCTGTGAACAATGAAGCggtttgttttgcttttaatgTGCCCTATCCTTAATATGTGATTAGTTTGTGGTTGGTTTCTAGAGATTTACATGGTACTTTCCTAGCCTTTTCTTTAGGCTTGGGCAAAAGAGGACTTTCTCAGGGAGCAAAATGAGAAGTTGGCCACTTTCAGGTACATTTAGATCTTTGAAATGTTAATAGCACTTGGCTACCTgttgttgtaaattttttctCATGCTTACTATATTTTGAAGTCAATGCTTGCGTCATCAGGTTGTTATTTAATGGGGTAATTTATTCATTAAGCCCATGTGATATGAGGtgtaaattattttcatattagatGCATACTTGGAGGAAGCATCTTAGTTTCAATTTTGCCATCCAAATACTTCATGGATGATGTTACTTTATGTCCTGTATTTTGGTGTTTATTTAAGGCAACCTTCTGGAAACAGCAGTCTGCTTGTTTTCTTATGTCTAGACTGTTTCAAATAAGAGTCgtcttttcaaaataattaagttcCATGTTTACCTTTTAAACATTTCAATAGATTTGTAACATCTAACTCATTATATGCTGTGCTTAGCCCATTGCGTTAGCTTGAGCGACCCCAGCTATTGTTCACACTTGCAATCATATAGgttgcctctctctctctctctggttTTTTGTTAGAGCCCTTTTATTGCTGACTTTTTTGAAGACTCTTTTTTCTATGATGTGAATGTAAATTTATCATGAAAATGTCATCTTCGTCGCTTAATCTAAGTGTAAACAGCCTAGATCCTTAAAATGCTCTATGCAAAATGACTTTAGAACCTTTTTGTCTTGCAGAAGGGAACGTGATAATTCAGAAGCTGAGAAAGCTCAACATATGAAACAAATCCATGATTTGCAAGAACacattaaagaaaaagagagtcaTTTCCTTGCTTTGGAGGAGCAGGTTTCTTAtcctttctccattttttttgcTCTGTATAACAAGAATGACATGCATTTTCTGGTCTTACATGGAATTAGTATTAGAATTGCAAGATGTTGTCATTCTTGGGTATATATACATTGCTTTCAACTATCAGGTATAAGTTCTGAATGATTGATGTTAGGCAGTAGTTTCTATTACTCAATTTAATTTCTTGTAAATGTGATGACACAGgataacagataaaaaagaagttGATTTGAGTTGGAGATAGGTTACTAGCATCACACTAGAAAGATTTTAGGAATCACTTCTAAAAATTCACAGGCATCACATTTAGGATCAGTTTGCATCAAAACAAAaccagaaaagaagaaaaattttcaaaaagtaTTCTTGGTCCCCTCTCCCTCTTCCTCTTTCATTAATGCTTTACTTATAAAGATTTGTAGTACATTATCTAGAGAACCAAGACTCATAAATTCTTACAACAACTCAAGAGTTGCACATGGAGACCAAAAACTTAAATaccataataaatatttaaaatttctaagACAATTTTAAAGACTTTGGATTTTGACTTGAAATCAAATGGCACTTGACTTGATCAAATATTTGCTTTGGTCTCTTTCCTTTGATAAGTCTTTAAAGGATATTACCATTTTGCATCATGTGATTGCTTGAGGAATTGCTTAGTTCGATGGCAAAGGTGAATTCATTTTATTGATTACTGGTTCTGTTTGAAAGGTTCTtgctaattttgatttttgtagaATACGTCTCATATCCACCAGTATATTACGTATGCAATGTTTTAACTTAATATGGTCAATGCAGGCTTGAGCAATGTTAAGCAATTTATGATAGGCTTACATAGAGTTAATTGCCAAAATTTTTAACCTTTATGTCTTGTTTGACATTATATTgtgttttaatataaatatttattgtagGATtttgtgtgagtgtgtgtgtgagagagagctAGAGATTCGGGTGACTTGTGACTATTTTGGggaatctttattttattttttaattcttcatgTGTACTGGTATTTTTATGGTGCAGTGGTCCTTATCATTGAAactcattaaaatatttatctttattctGTTAGTTTGTTTGATTGTTCTCTATCTGACAGTTAATATTACATACCTTCAAAACTCAGAATTATATGTAATGTGCATGAGTTAATGTGcctaacaaaatttaatttgtttaatttttttactctaTTGGACAGTTAACCTAACTTTCCATATCATCAAGATCAGGTGTTTGAGATTGTGcataacaaaaattatcttGCAGCATAGGGTTGCACAGGATGCTATCCTTTACAAGGATGAACAGTTAAGAGAGGCACAAGCCTGGATTGCACGCTTGCAGGAAATGGGTGCTTTGCAATCATCATCATTTCAAGCTGAGCTACGAGAACGTACTGATCAGTTCCATCAATACTACATGGGCTTTCAACGCCAGGTTGCGtgcaaaataaatttcattactCAGCATTTTTTTATGAGTGGGCAGGGTAATATATGTCAGCTGATGTGTATTTGTATCTGTtccatcttttctattttgtttggttttaggTTATGGAGATGGAGAGGCATCATGTGCAAACCATACAACAGCTTCAATTAGAAGTAGCTGAGGCAAGAGAAAGAAATTGTGTGCATTCAAATAGTTCACAAGCACCAAATGGAAGCGCCATGGACTCTTCATTATATGATAAAAGCCAAGGGAATGAAAACAATCCAGTTGATAGTGTCACATTAAATGGTACCTTGAAGTTCATGCCTAATGGGAAGTTGAATGGCACAGCTTCTGTTGTTTCATTGTCCAATACATCATCAGAGGTTCTTTCTGCCCCTTCATGTGGTTGCTTTTTCTGATGCATGCACACTAAGAACTTTGGAAGGGCTATTAAACAAGTCATAATTAcatgtggatttttttataactaactttgcttctattttctattttgagCTTTATTTGTACCACTAtatgattttcttcttttcttacttAGTTAGATCCCCTTATCCTGGGTTTCTTTTTCTTGTCAGGTTGAACGTGTACCTGGCATGCCTGTAGTTCCATCATCCATTGTTGGGGTGGATGAACTTCCAAGCAGTAGACATGTTGACCATTGTTTCCCTTCCAGCCAGGTGAAGTCATTGTCTTCTTTTATTATGCATCTGCAAGGTGTCCCACAATCTTTATCTTCAACCAATTCATTTATTTCTCCATTTGAGTTGCACCAACATTGGCAAAACCATCGGGTATACCATATTTAAGATTCAAATGTTTCGGACATTATTGAAACAGATGAATTCTTTATTAATTGTCTTTTGCTTCTTATTCTCCTTTAGGTCCTTCCAGATGATGCGCATTCAACTGTTGACAATGAGCATCAAACATCCAAAGCAGATCAGAATAGTTTAGAATCAGGTGTTCATTATAAGTATGAACTCCCTGTTGACAAAAAGGAAGTTTGTGAAGATCAACTTAACAACCATATTAATCTACAGCTGACATCTGGTGCCAAAAGCAATGAGCCCATTGCGGAAGTTCAGGTTAAGAAATAATGTTGTATGCTATTTTATATGTCAGATGGGTTTTTGGATGAAACACTTCCTTCCTAACATCTTGATTTCAGTTAGTTAAATCGATTGAAAAGAATCCATATCACATGTCTCATGAAGCCGAGGAGAGCTTAAGCACAAACTCCCAGTTTCGTGGTACTTATGGATTTGATCCTCCACAACCGAATAATGAACTAGAGGTTAGTGTACGTCCTTTACTGTCATATGCTGATAACCAATGTGAAAGTTCAggataaaaattgaaatttttggcTCGAATTTATGCCTTTCAAAGGATTTTGGATAGCAATAACTTACGTTGTACCTTGACTTCAGGTAGTTGAATCAGATGAGAGGTCATATCAAACATCCCCAGTACAACATGAAAACTTAACCACAAACTCTAAGTTTCATGGTACACATGGATTTGATGCTCCACAACAGAAAAATGAGCTTAAGGTTTacatcttttcttcttgtcaTCTACCCTTAAGATCTTAGAGCTCCATTGActtttatatctttataatttatatcatATGAGGTGCCTTCACAGTTGTATATGGATAATTAAGGCAGGCCATATCTTTTGTCATCTAAATTTGCAGGTACATCATGAAACAAACTCACCTTCAATCATACTTCAAAAGGGGCCAGCTTTTAATCTGAGTCAACAATGGTCTGGTGCTACTATGCCCGTAGCTTCTACCCAAATCAACTCAGTAATTTCCAGCAATATTGCAAAATGCAATGGGAATTCTTCACTGGCGTCAAGCCCATTGGCTGTTGGCAAGGCCATAGAGCTTACTCTTTTAGATGAAAGGTCACTTTTGGCTTGTATAGTTCGTGCTATTCCGGCTGGATCTGGCAATGGAATCAGGATTAGCTCCACAGTGAGTATTTTTTGCTAATTTTATACAGTTAACGTTTGTTCTTGAATCTTGATAAGTGATCTCTTTGTCATATTGATTGCAACATCCAATATCAGTTACCAAATAGACTTGGGAAAATGCTTGCCCCTCTTCATTGGCACGATTACAAGAAAAAGTATGGCAAGCTCGATGATTTTGTAACTCAGCATCCTGAAGTAAGTTTTCCTATGCTTGATTGTGATTAGTCTAATTGACCTGTAACTGACGTTTAAATGTTTTGACTATGCGACTTCAGTTGTTTATAATTGAGGGTGATTTCATTCATCTTCGTGAAGGAGCCCAAGAGAAAATATCAGCAACCGCAGCTGCTGCGAAAGTTGCTGCAGCTGCTGCTTCGTGTGCTCCTTATTCCTCATTACTGCCTTCTGTTGCTGTTACTCCTGTTGCACAGACAACTCGACTTAAAAAGGCACAACTGAGTGATTCCAAACCGCTAATTAGTGTTCAACCCACAGAAGGTACTGATATTCCAAACCATGGTGATCCTCCAGGTGGCATAAATGCACAGATTCCTAAATTGCATAGTCAGCAAGTGAATGGTTTTAACTTTAACCCTCAGCAAGCAAGATCTGATATGAAGATTTTAAGCAAAACAagtttaacaaatgatatccaCGAAATTCATGGTTCATCAGAAATGAGACCTGATCATTTACCAAACCCAGTTGCAGGAAATGGAGTGAATCTTAATAGGACTTCGTTACCTCCTTCACAGAACAAAGTATCAAGCAATGGAAGGCACGCCAGTGGAGGGAGAAGgtgcttttttctttttcattgttacattattttctaatttgttCCTTCACATAACTGTTTTATATAAAAGTtaacttgatatttttattcttcttattatttatttatttatttattgtaggCCTGTTGGAGTTGGGTTTATGTCCCGGAGATAGTAAGTATTTCTCACCTTGTTCTTTATCATTTGCTTTTGCCATGTTATATGTTAATTGTATGTTGATTTCATCCGTCTTTGCTTCTGTAGAAATTTTTAGGTGGCACAAGTTACTGAAGCTTTATTAATTGTATAGGTCCAAGATCATATTGCATGTTGAACTGTTTGAATGCTATTTATTGGTTGCAAAAGTGAAACAtggtttgagcatgttttctttGTTAGAAGTCAAGTTTCAAAATTGTATAAAAGGGCTTGCAACCCCTGAATGGATCATTTTATAgtatttgtttcttaattttgcTAAGCACAGGCATCTTATTTAGTGTGAGCTTTTGAaactctacttttttttttgtgatgcaCTGTTGTTTGAAGTACTTGATCATATCTGTATCTGTTGCCATAAAGAATACCTTACATATATTTACTTAGAATTTGTTGATTGTGCTTGCTTGAGGTATTTTAAGTTCCTCTAGCATATAAGCTTCTTTTTCGAAGATTTTCTGTTTAACTATCTCACAAGATTGTTATTAACACATAAATAAGCGGGGTACATTTTTAGACACCATTTATCAGCATATCTATAGAATCTCAGCACCATTCTATCAGGTTATGTTTAATGTTGAATATACTTAGATTTGATGATTTTCAGGGATGGGTTGAAAGTCTAAAAACATCAACAATCGGCGTCTAATTGGGGGGAAGATCTGAGTGATGGCATTGACGTGTGGCCAAGTTGTAATCATGGTGACCATTGCTTTCCAGTATTTTCCATCTAATTCATGTTGTGGTGCCTTTTTTATCTGTTTGTTTGTTAATTGCATTCGGAAACTGGAGTTTTCAATGGAAGGAAAATGAATTGGAGGGTTTGCGTCATGATGATGAGCTTTAAAATGTCTGTAGTGAACTGGTAAAATTCATGCAAATGATCCATCAATTTAGggcatgtttgtttgtttgtttgtttgtgacgAAGCAACAAgtgtttcattttgtttggcacTGCTTTGTCACCTTACTGATTTTTCTCATTAAACATCTTTTTAGTGTACTGTTTGGATTGGTCAAGCACTTCAATTACTCTTTTAAACTGTTtgtaaaatacattttttatttcaagatttgatattattttttctaattttttacaatgtttttttctttcttttttgactCCTCTCATTCTATTAAACTTTATGCTTGGatgtttcttttcctttcagatttattagtttaaaatatattgataatGATCAgctggttaaaaaaaaaaaaggttggtaAATGCTTTCTTTATAGAATATTCTCAACATATTTTTATAGGATAACAAGTGAATAGGAAGAGTTTAAATAGGGTTTGCTATAATTTCTGTTGAAAACTGGGTGGCATGagattatttcattattttttttattttaagaataataattatccaTTAGTTTTATCAACACATCACTAGTGGAAATTTCAACagaataaaattaattgaaaatttggaaAACATTTTCGAAAATGTGATAATGACTGATATTTACTTTTCCAAACCAACCGATTGAATTTAACAAACATCATCGTCATCTGTCTAATTAATTGAGAGGACTTGTATTGGtcaaataatcatataattcttaatcttatttattattattattttttatctagtgaaagatataaaattaataatctcATGTTACAATAAAAAAGGTCCTTCTACATATGGATAATTTAGTACCTTAATTATACAGTTGCCTTACCGTTGACTGTAATTATATCTAACTTATAAGAATTAGTTccaatttgatttaattaattttaattaatttcttaaccATCAGTCGATTGTTTTAATagtcaatcatatttttatcaaaattttatcaaaattttcaaacatattatgagtttttttttttgacaagttAATGAGAAAcaccttattattttttttttgtatgtaatTTAGAGGTTTTAAACTCGAGACATCTCAAACACAAAAAAGATAAGAAACTATTAGGCTATATCTTGGTTCTTTATaacattgtttttgttataattatagatttataaattttaataaaagcatataaatcaaaccatcatttttttttataaaatgaaatttaattttacatacATAAAACAAACATATGCTCATAATATTTCCCAATATTTAACATtgtatatattgtatatatatatatatttaaaaaaaggaaaaacttcACAGGGATATATCTGTAattttatagtaatatatatatatatatatattaaaaaaataaatattagttaTATAATAATACACAACATATCAACCCAAAGAAAAACATCAgtcttcattcattttcattccaGATTTCCTAccactttttttctttctttcttcttcttcttcttcgtcttgaATGACGGCTGTGGCGGAGGCGCAGGCGATGGCCGCCGTGAAAACGAAGCTTTGCACACCGCCGAACGCGTGTCTCCTTCTCACGAGCATCGCCGGCGGAGGAATCCTCGTCTGGTGGACCCTCAAGTTCCATAAATCCAATGAAAAGCTCTGGTTAGTCCCCATCTCACTCCTCATGCTCACTACTCCCATCGTCATCGCCTTCTCCTCATTCTTCGCCTCCACCTCCGCCGCCACTTCGCCGGAGCTTCTCTCCGGCGACTCCCATCTTGATAAATGATGTCGGTTTTACTCATCACCCCCTCtcttattttgatatttctttTAGCTCTCTTTCTTAGTTTTTTTCCAAGGGTTGATACGTAATTATACATGCCAACGTCGATGAGTTACGGCATACCAGGATTGTTTCATAATTATGGCAACTATAttgtgtaaaaaaattaaaggagtaatttttttctttcttacttttatttttttcagatgTTTTTCtctgctttttaatttttttgttgttgtttttttaatttcatttatcgATAAGTTGTCaacaaaagtaaatataaaaacttgTGTGTATTTCAAAAAACAGTTCAATCATAAAACATCATAAACTTcatgaaacaataataataataaataaataaataaataaataaacatttttttattcacgAGAAATCTCATCATCAGTAAAAAGtaatcttaaatattattatattcactaaatttatttcttctcctcagctagtattttttttttcaatctttgaaaataataaattaaaaataaaatggaatttaacacacacacacacacatatctaTAGTTTCATTTTCTTGCCCTTTGTCATTTGTTctattcaacataaatcaaaagagaaaacaaattcccattattttcctttatttgcATGTTATGAAAAACGCATGCAAATATtccaatttattaaaactaaaCATAGAAAAATCCTTATTTTCACacaaatatatctatttatatatatatatataagctagtATTGAACAAGTAATAAATATCAACTCTCTTATTATCATAGAAGTGGTTTATATATCTAAGTATATAAATAACCTTTTTTTGCAACACTGTATACttatgaaaaggaaaaatttcTCCCATTTATTGAatgtttgaaaagaaaaaaacaaagttggGCAGTTTGGTAGTTTGGTGTTACAATCACAGTGGACCATAAAAGGGAAACAAGTATGGAAGTAATCACTTATGAAATCAATGTGCCATATGACTTTAATAGATGATAACATCATCTTGTCATTatcattgttatttattatttttattttaatgtgtgtatgtgttttcttgttttcgAGTGCATTGAACATTTGAACTTAATAAACTCATGATGATGTAAAATAggaagaaaaattaatatttatgaacttatttgctttttattttgacTTCCTTGATACACCATTgtcaaatgaaaagaaacaacCACTTGCCTTGAGTcactctttattattattgctattattattattattattattattattattattagtatttaaataaatgatcatgattatatattaatacTATCATATACAAAAGTTGTGATAAAATAGAAGGAAAAATCTAAGCACTTAATGGGCTAAGTTTTATTGAGGCCAGGGGTTTTAAAGCCCACAAAGCCCAAATATTATGAACCTGGCCTTTTGTGTGCACGTGCATATCACGTGATCTCTATTTCCCAAACAAGCGAAGGTCCTGAATGAAGCTCGCTTTCTCTTCGATCGTGAACACGCGAAAATGGGGCTGATGTTCAGAGTGAGGGTTTCGTCCTTCTTCGCCGGAGCCGCCGCTGCCTCCGTTGCcggattcttcttcttctacaagGACTACAAGCTCGCCCAGGATGCCATCTTCCGCCAGGTACCATTTCCTCGTGCAGTCcctctccttctttttctttgtctcTTGAGATATATGTCCATCCATCGTCCGTATGTTAATGGCGTGAATTTTAGGTTTAGAGTAGCCACGATCGATTAGGCTTGTGATTGTATGGATTCTTCATGTTTGATTGGGTGATATGGTTTACTATCATTGGTTTTTGCTGtca includes:
- the LOC120272404 gene encoding uncharacterized protein LOC120272404, which encodes MGLMFRVRVSSFFAGAAAASVAGFFFFYKDYKLAQDAIFRQVRGTHLSLEDRYEHLDKRLTALEKQNEAETAIAVEAS